The following are encoded in a window of Clostridium thermarum genomic DNA:
- a CDS encoding molecular chaperone HscC has protein sequence MIIGIDLGTTNSLVAYFTEDGPEIIPNRLGKHLTPSVVSIDEEGQLYVGETALERMYLYPNTSASVFKRDMGSDKKYTLGSKTFTAEELSSFILRSLKEDAEYYLGEEVTEAVISVPAYFSDARRKATKRAGELAGLKVERIISEPTAAAIAYGLYQNNKDTRFLVFDLGGGTFDVSILELFQNILEVHAVAGDNFLGGEDFTEVLVNMFLNEKGLKAEELDHKTLVHIRKQAELCKKSFMTEKKPLMSCKINDELLEMEVDTDKYEKNCEKLLERIGQPIKRSLADAKVRLSDIDQVVMVGGATRLPVIYKYVSKLFKRLPNTSVNPDEVVALGAAIQGAMKERKEAIREVILTDVCPFTLGTEVVKELEGSRYESGYFCPIIERNTVIPASRTERLYTVYDYQTTLRVNVLQGESRFASNNLYLGELSVTVPKALAGKEAIDVTYTYDINSILEVQVKVVSTGEVKKMIIKGHNVDMTEEEIEKRMEELAYLKIHPREHEANKLVLLKAERLYEESMGDVRRVLEQEITKFESALNSRDKIKIEEARKRLVDVMVELMGDHL, from the coding sequence ATGATTATTGGTATTGATTTAGGAACAACCAACAGTTTGGTAGCTTATTTTACAGAGGATGGACCTGAAATAATTCCCAACCGTTTGGGAAAACATCTTACTCCCTCCGTAGTAAGTATCGATGAGGAAGGACAATTATATGTAGGAGAAACCGCCTTAGAGAGGATGTATTTATATCCCAATACCAGTGCCAGTGTTTTTAAAAGAGACATGGGTAGTGACAAGAAGTACACCTTAGGCAGCAAGACTTTTACTGCTGAAGAACTGTCTTCTTTTATTCTTCGGTCTCTCAAAGAAGATGCCGAATATTATTTGGGAGAAGAGGTAACGGAAGCGGTTATCAGTGTGCCGGCCTACTTTAGTGATGCCAGAAGAAAGGCCACTAAGAGGGCAGGGGAATTGGCAGGACTTAAGGTAGAAAGGATCATCAGCGAACCCACCGCTGCAGCTATAGCCTATGGCCTATATCAAAATAATAAGGACACGAGATTTTTGGTGTTCGACTTAGGCGGCGGAACCTTTGATGTGTCAATTCTGGAGCTCTTCCAGAACATTTTGGAAGTCCATGCAGTAGCCGGGGACAATTTTTTAGGAGGGGAAGACTTTACAGAAGTATTGGTCAACATGTTCTTAAATGAAAAGGGCCTAAAGGCTGAAGAACTTGACCATAAAACCCTAGTTCATATAAGGAAGCAGGCTGAGCTCTGCAAGAAGAGTTTTATGACAGAAAAGAAGCCCCTTATGTCCTGTAAGATCAATGATGAACTCTTAGAAATGGAAGTAGATACAGATAAATACGAGAAAAACTGCGAAAAACTCCTGGAACGCATAGGACAGCCTATAAAAAGAAGCCTGGCAGATGCCAAGGTAAGGCTTTCCGATATAGATCAGGTAGTAATGGTGGGAGGGGCCACAAGACTTCCCGTAATATATAAATATGTAAGTAAACTCTTTAAGAGGTTGCCAAACACCAGTGTAAATCCTGATGAGGTAGTTGCCCTGGGGGCAGCAATCCAGGGAGCTATGAAGGAAAGAAAGGAAGCCATCAGGGAGGTAATCCTTACAGATGTATGCCCCTTTACCCTTGGTACGGAGGTAGTGAAGGAGCTGGAAGGCAGCCGCTATGAGTCCGGCTACTTTTGCCCCATAATTGAAAGGAACACAGTGATTCCCGCCAGCAGGACAGAAAGGCTCTACACCGTCTATGATTATCAAACCACCCTGAGGGTAAATGTGCTCCAGGGAGAAAGCCGCTTTGCTTCTAATAATCTGTACCTGGGTGAGCTTTCAGTGACAGTACCAAAGGCCTTGGCAGGCAAAGAAGCCATAGATGTAACCTATACCTATGATATAAACTCAATCCTGGAGGTCCAGGTTAAGGTGGTATCTACCGGAGAGGTAAAGAAAATGATAATAAAAGGCCATAACGTAGACATGACTGAGGAAGAAATAGAGAAGAGGATGGAAGAACTGGCCTATCTAAAGATTCACCCAAGGGAGCATGAAGCCAATAAGCTGGTGCTCTTAAAGGCTGAAAGACTCTACGAGGAGAGCATGGGGGATGTGAGAAGAGTGCTGGAACAAGAAATTACAAAGTTTGAAAGCGCCCTGAATAGCAGAGACAAAATAAAAATTGAGGAAGCCCGCAAACGGCTTGTGGATGTGATGGTAGAGCTAATGGGTGACCATCTATGA
- a CDS encoding (deoxy)nucleoside triphosphate pyrophosphohydrolase, producing the protein MKTIEVVAAIIKHDNKILVTRRGYGEFADMWEFPGGKMEVHETREAALIREIKEELEVDINISEYLTTIDYDYPTFHLTMHCFISNICGGELRLNAHNDAKWITTDELDSLPWVPADVLVVDKLKGLS; encoded by the coding sequence ATGAAAACAATAGAAGTAGTTGCTGCTATTATAAAGCATGATAATAAAATATTGGTTACCCGCCGGGGCTACGGTGAATTCGCGGACATGTGGGAGTTTCCCGGTGGGAAAATGGAAGTCCACGAAACCCGCGAAGCAGCCCTTATCCGTGAGATTAAGGAAGAATTAGAGGTGGACATAAATATCTCCGAGTATTTGACCACTATTGATTATGACTACCCAACTTTTCACCTTACAATGCATTGTTTTATATCCAACATTTGCGGCGGTGAGCTCCGTTTAAATGCCCACAATGACGCCAAGTGGATAACCACAGATGAGCTGGACAGCCTTCCTTGGGTGCCGGCGGATGTATTGGTGGTGGATAAACTTAAGGGTCTATCATAG